ACCATTTGTTTACCCTCAAACCCAGTGGTGTCCACACCTGTGTGGTTTGCCTGGGGACAGCCTGCCATGTCAAGGGCAGTAGCAAGTTAGTGGCAGCCTTAGAGGCGGAACTGGGGATTCAAATGGGGGAAACCACTGTGGATGGCCAGGTTTCCCTGCTAGCCGCCCGTTGCTTAGGAGCCTGTGGCATTGCACCGGCCATGGTAATCGATGGGGCAGTCAGTGGCAAGCAAACCCCCAAGGATGCTGTTGACAAGGTTCGAGTTCTGAAATTTTAGTCACTCTGGGTTTACCCCACTCCCTGACTTCAACTCCTATCCCAATGACGCTAGAAAACCGTTATGGACATTAC
This genomic stretch from Neosynechococcus sphagnicola sy1 harbors:
- the hoxE gene encoding bidirectional hydrogenase complex protein HoxE; amino-acid sequence: MMPSSAPPTQQNLITKAKPKASTSTSCAIGDPRFKALDMAMKRYQHNPDALIEVLHKAQESFGYLEADVLTHVARGLQLPLSRVYGVATFYHLFTLKPSGVHTCVVCLGTACHVKGSSKLVAALEAELGIQMGETTVDGQVSLLAARCLGACGIAPAMVIDGAVSGKQTPKDAVDKVRVLKF